A part of Acidimicrobiales bacterium genomic DNA contains:
- a CDS encoding Flp family type IVb pilin translates to MRARFGDTERGASLVEYALLVALIAVVCIAAIALLGNNASSKFNSVGSSIGGAS, encoded by the coding sequence ATGCGGGCCCGCTTCGGCGACACCGAGCGGGGCGCCTCCCTCGTGGAGTACGCGCTGCTGGTCGCCCTCATCGCCGTGGTGTGCATCGCCGCCATCGCACTGCTGGGCAACAACGCCTCCAGCAAGTTCAACTCGGTCGGCAGCTCCATCGGCGGCGCCAGCTGA
- a CDS encoding type II secretion system F family protein: MLLLALIGIAVAIALVAFMLLSQAEEKAVVRSSLRNLSANDVENIRDQELLDPIGQRAVVPVVKGLGSFGRRFTPTGYLDNVRQKFASLGHVSEDDIDRYLAVRVLTVVAIPVAFVLIVAFLPVEGMLRLAVLGLVGLALLLGPDAILNRRVEERQMAIRIALPDLLDLLVISVEAGLGFEQALDRTVAAVPGPLSDEFRRMLGQVRAGASRADAMRALEQRVDVPELRSFVLAILQADTFGVSIGRVLRTQADEMRIKRRQLAQERAMKAPVKMLIPMVFCIFPALFVITLGPAMINIMENF, from the coding sequence ATGCTGCTCCTGGCGCTGATCGGGATCGCGGTCGCCATCGCCCTCGTCGCGTTCATGCTGCTCTCGCAGGCCGAGGAGAAGGCGGTGGTCCGCAGCTCGCTGCGGAACCTGTCGGCCAACGACGTCGAGAACATCCGCGACCAGGAGCTGCTCGACCCGATCGGTCAGCGGGCGGTGGTGCCGGTGGTCAAGGGCCTCGGCAGCTTCGGCCGGCGCTTCACGCCCACCGGCTACCTCGACAACGTGCGCCAGAAGTTCGCGTCGCTCGGCCACGTGAGCGAGGACGACATCGACCGCTACCTCGCGGTGCGCGTGCTCACCGTGGTCGCGATCCCCGTGGCCTTCGTGCTGATCGTGGCCTTCCTGCCGGTCGAGGGGATGCTGCGACTCGCGGTGCTCGGGCTCGTGGGGCTGGCCCTGCTGCTGGGGCCGGATGCGATCCTGAACCGGCGCGTCGAGGAGCGCCAGATGGCGATCCGCATCGCCCTGCCCGACCTGCTCGACCTGCTGGTGATCAGCGTCGAGGCCGGCCTCGGCTTCGAGCAGGCGCTCGACCGCACGGTGGCGGCGGTGCCGGGGCCGCTCTCCGACGAGTTCCGCCGGATGCTGGGCCAGGTGCGGGCAGGCGCCAGCCGGGCAGACGCCATGCGGGCGCTGGAGCAGCGCGTCGACGTGCCCGAGCTGCGCTCGTTCGTGCTGGCGATCCTGCAGGCCGACACCTTCGGCGTGTCGATCGGCCGGGTCCTGCGGACCCAGGCCGACGAGATGCGGATCAAGCGCCGCCAGCTGGCGCAGGAGCGGGCCATGAAGGCGCCCGTGAAGATGCTGATCCCGATGGTGTTCTGCATCTTCCCGGCGCTGTTCGTCATCACCCTCGGCCCCGCGATGATCAACATCATGGAGAACTTCTAG
- a CDS encoding Flp family type IVb pilin codes for MITWAFLSTWVRARFGDTERGASLVEYAFLAALIAVVCIAAMALLGGATSSTLDGVGSSVGSAS; via the coding sequence ATGATCACATGGGCGTTCCTGAGCACGTGGGTCCGGGCCCGCTTCGGCGACACCGAGCGGGGCGCCTCCCTCGTGGAGTACGCGTTCCTCGCCGCCCTGATCGCCGTGGTGTGCATCGCCGCGATGGCGCTCCTCGGAGGCGCGACGTCCAGCACGCTCGATGGGGTCGGCAGCTCCGTGGGCAGCGCCAGCTGA
- a CDS encoding type II secretion system F family protein, whose amino-acid sequence MERGRASRALVALVALAVCLGAVVGAARPAGAQADARLVIRAVDSREYPTVGIDVMAIDATPGPGDFEVSQNGVQASDLSASSLTELGAPVGTVFVIDSSEGMKEDAALDTTKVAVEEYVRNAQPNERFALVAVSGEPRVVVEFTDDIGLVLDGLDGLVAAGTSPMVDGVQVGLNLYDDRPDLQPNLVVVSGSADNGSTLSFDSVRGGVLEQAAAVFVVGIALPGFDGGSLSGLASASNGLYVQADDPDGVGPALRTFQAAIEGQYRLVYTGDPAAGRLDLLVSAGDLEASASVNPGTYTEGPGLNPQVAEKAPGAGGFLSGTAGKVIGALLALIAVTMLAYVIGRVVVSDDSSLEAVLRPYAGGFTAPDEEGDGDGSLAQTTVMKRAVDLTTKFAQKQGMLTRVERMLEKADLPLRAGEALFFYVAMVVVLTLLALVISRNLLIGLGALALFALVPPAILGYLANRRQKKFVSQLPDTLQLLSGSLRAGYSLMQGIEAVAQQVEDPMGRELRRVVVESRLGRPAEDAMEDAADRMQSPDFSWAVMAIRIQREVGGNLSELLLTVADTMVQRERLRRDVKSLTAEGRISAIVLGALPVILGIVMWVINPEYIEVLFDNRLGQLMLAGSVLLAFFGFWWMKKTIEIEV is encoded by the coding sequence ATGGAGCGCGGCCGCGCCAGCCGCGCCCTGGTCGCGCTGGTCGCGCTGGCCGTGTGTCTGGGCGCCGTGGTGGGCGCCGCCCGCCCGGCCGGCGCGCAAGCCGACGCCCGGCTGGTCATCCGCGCCGTCGATTCGCGCGAGTACCCCACGGTCGGCATCGACGTGATGGCCATCGACGCGACGCCCGGCCCCGGCGACTTCGAGGTGTCCCAGAACGGCGTGCAGGCCTCCGATCTGTCCGCGTCGAGCCTCACCGAGCTGGGCGCCCCGGTGGGCACCGTGTTCGTGATCGACAGCTCGGAGGGCATGAAGGAGGACGCCGCGCTCGACACGACCAAGGTCGCGGTCGAGGAGTACGTGCGCAACGCCCAGCCGAACGAGCGGTTCGCCCTCGTCGCGGTGTCGGGGGAGCCCCGCGTGGTGGTCGAGTTCACCGACGACATCGGCCTCGTCCTCGACGGGCTCGACGGGCTGGTCGCGGCCGGCACGAGCCCCATGGTCGACGGCGTGCAGGTGGGCCTGAACCTCTACGACGATCGGCCCGACCTCCAGCCGAACCTGGTCGTCGTGTCCGGCTCGGCCGACAACGGCTCGACCCTCTCGTTCGATTCTGTGCGCGGCGGCGTGCTCGAGCAGGCGGCCGCCGTGTTCGTCGTGGGGATCGCGCTGCCGGGCTTCGACGGCGGCTCCCTGTCCGGCCTGGCGTCGGCCTCGAACGGCCTGTACGTCCAGGCCGACGACCCCGACGGCGTCGGGCCCGCGCTGCGCACGTTCCAGGCGGCCATCGAGGGCCAGTACCGCCTCGTCTACACCGGCGACCCGGCGGCCGGCAGGCTCGACCTCCTCGTGTCGGCCGGTGATCTCGAGGCGTCGGCCTCGGTCAACCCCGGCACGTACACCGAGGGCCCCGGCCTCAACCCGCAGGTGGCCGAGAAGGCGCCAGGGGCGGGTGGCTTCCTGAGCGGCACCGCCGGCAAGGTGATCGGCGCCCTGCTCGCCCTGATCGCGGTCACGATGCTCGCCTACGTGATCGGGCGGGTCGTCGTCAGCGACGACTCGAGCCTCGAGGCCGTCCTGCGGCCCTACGCCGGCGGCTTCACCGCCCCCGACGAGGAGGGCGACGGCGACGGTTCGCTGGCCCAGACCACGGTCATGAAGCGGGCCGTCGACCTGACCACCAAGTTCGCCCAGAAGCAGGGGATGCTCACCCGTGTCGAGCGGATGCTGGAGAAGGCCGACCTCCCGCTCCGCGCCGGCGAGGCGCTGTTCTTCTACGTGGCCATGGTGGTGGTGCTCACGCTCCTGGCCCTCGTCATCAGCCGCAACCTGCTGATCGGCCTCGGGGCGCTGGCGCTGTTCGCCCTCGTCCCACCCGCGATCCTCGGCTACCTGGCCAACCGCCGGCAGAAGAAGTTCGTGTCCCAGCTCCCCGACACCCTGCAGCTGCTGTCGGGCTCCTTGCGCGCCGGGTACTCCCTGATGCAGGGCATCGAGGCCGTGGCGCAGCAGGTGGAGGATCCGATGGGTCGCGAGCTGCGTCGGGTCGTCGTGGAGTCCCGGCTCGGCCGCCCCGCCGAGGACGCCATGGAGGACGCCGCCGACCGGATGCAGAGCCCCGACTTCTCCTGGGCCGTGATGGCGATCCGCATCCAGCGCGAGGTCGGCGGCAACCTGTCGGAGCTGCTGCTCACCGTGGCCGACACGATGGTGCAGCGCGAGCGGCTGCGTCGCGACGTGAAGTCGCTCACCGCCGAGGGCAGGATCAGTGCCATCGTCCTCGGTGCCCTCCCCGTCATCCTCGGCATCGTGATGTGGGTGATCAACCCCGAGTACATCGAAGTGCTGTTCGACAACCGTCTGGGTCAGCTGATGCTCGCCGGCTCGGTGTTGCTCGCGTTCTTCGGGTTCTGGTGGATGAAGAAGACGATCGAGATCGAGGTCTGA
- a CDS encoding Flp family type IVb pilin, producing MITWDFLSTWVRARFGDTERGASLVEYALLVALIAVVCIAAIALLGNNASSKFDSVGSSIGGAS from the coding sequence ATGATCACATGGGACTTCCTGAGCACATGGGTCCGGGCCCGCTTCGGCGACACCGAGCGGGGCGCCTCCCTCGTGGAGTACGCGCTGCTGGTCGCCCTCATCGCCGTGGTGTGCATCGCCGCCATCGCACTGCTGGGCAACAACGCCTCCAGCAAGTTCGACTCGGTCGGCAGCTCCATCGGTGGCGCCAGCTGA
- a CDS encoding CpaF family protein, which produces MSLYKRLQEAQPGAGATGPGRRDPILDELRQKIHHHLIESLGPILYDRRLSEDELRRRVHEQLQAALVQERAPLSAADKAQLIQDVSDDILGYGPIDRLLKEDEITEVMVNGPHAVYTERHGRLEREEASFIDESHLRRIIDKIVGQVGRRIDESTPMVDARLPDGSRVNAVVHPLAIGGPFLTIRKFSRDPFQIDDLIRFGTINAHAARFLQACVVGRLNVIVSGGTGTGKTTMLNVLSSFIPADERIITVEDSKELQLHQEHVLALEARPPNIEGRGEVTIRDLVRNTLRMRPDRIVVGECRAGEALDMLQAMNTGHDGSITTIHSNSPRDTLARIETMTLMAGFDLPVRAIREQMASALDLIVHLSRLRDGTRRITHVTEVQGMEGDVITLQDIFLFDYGMGVDEQGRFRGHLKATGVRPKFTEKLSDLGIRLGPEVFQPEGFARRSTGSG; this is translated from the coding sequence ATGTCACTCTACAAGCGGCTCCAGGAGGCGCAGCCCGGCGCAGGGGCGACCGGGCCGGGCCGGCGTGACCCGATCCTGGACGAGCTCCGCCAGAAGATCCACCACCATCTCATCGAGTCCCTCGGGCCGATCCTCTACGACCGCCGCCTGTCCGAGGACGAGCTGCGCCGCAGGGTCCACGAGCAGCTCCAGGCGGCCCTCGTCCAGGAGCGGGCGCCCCTCTCGGCCGCCGACAAGGCCCAGCTCATCCAGGACGTCTCCGACGACATCCTCGGCTACGGCCCGATCGACCGCCTCCTCAAGGAGGACGAGATCACCGAGGTGATGGTCAACGGGCCGCACGCGGTGTACACGGAGCGCCACGGGCGGCTCGAGAGGGAGGAGGCCTCCTTCATCGACGAGTCGCACCTCCGCCGCATCATCGACAAGATCGTCGGCCAGGTGGGCCGGCGCATCGACGAGTCCACGCCGATGGTGGACGCCCGCCTCCCCGACGGCTCCCGTGTCAACGCGGTGGTGCACCCGCTGGCGATCGGCGGCCCGTTCCTCACGATCCGGAAGTTCTCCCGCGATCCGTTCCAGATCGACGACCTCATCCGGTTCGGCACCATCAACGCCCACGCGGCCCGCTTCTTGCAGGCCTGCGTGGTCGGTCGGCTCAACGTCATCGTCTCGGGCGGTACGGGCACCGGCAAGACCACGATGCTCAACGTCCTCTCGTCGTTCATCCCTGCCGACGAGCGCATCATCACGGTCGAGGACTCGAAGGAGCTCCAGCTGCACCAGGAGCACGTGCTGGCGCTCGAGGCCCGCCCGCCGAACATCGAGGGCAGGGGAGAGGTCACGATCCGCGATCTCGTGCGGAACACCCTCCGGATGCGCCCCGACCGCATCGTGGTCGGCGAGTGCCGCGCCGGTGAGGCCCTCGACATGCTCCAGGCGATGAACACGGGCCACGACGGCTCGATCACCACCATCCACTCCAACAGCCCGCGTGACACCCTGGCCCGCATCGAGACCATGACGCTGATGGCCGGGTTCGACCTGCCGGTTCGGGCCATCCGGGAGCAGATGGCGTCGGCCCTCGACCTGATCGTGCACCTGTCGCGGCTCCGTGACGGCACCCGCCGCATCACGCACGTCACCGAGGTGCAGGGCATGGAGGGCGACGTCATCACCCTCCAGGACATCTTCCTGTTCGACTACGGCATGGGCGTCGACGAGCAGGGTCGCTTCCGGGGTCACCTCAAGGCCACCGGCGTGCGCCCCAAGTTCACCGAGAAGCTCTCCGACCTCGGCATCCGGCTGGGCCCCGAGGTGTTCCAGCCCGAGGGCTTCGCCCGCCGCTCGACGGGGAGCGGGTGA